Part of the Thermoplasmata archaeon genome, CCTACCTATGGAACACCGTGCGCGGTCCCACGATCCAGTACCTGCGGGGGGACGTCCTTCGCAACGCAGACCTCAGCCGGGCCTTCAGGGCCAAACCCCAGGTCGTCTACCACCTGGCCGCGCACTTCGCCAACCAGAACTCCGTGGACCATCCGGAGCACGACCTGAGGACCAACGGCATGGGCATCCTTCGCGTGCTCGAACACGCCCGCAAGGCCGACGTCGAGCGCTTCATCTACGCCTCCTCGGGCTGCGGGATCTACGGCTCAGACACCCCGATGCCCTTCACGGAGGACTACGTGTCCATGGACCTCTACACGCCGTACCAGGTCACGAAGATGCTCGGGGAACTCTACACGAACATGTACCACAACCTGTACGACCTCCCCGTCGTCAACGCCCGGTTCTTCAACAGCTACGGACCCGGCGAGGTCCCCGGCAAGTACCGCAACGTGATCCCGAACTTCTTCTTCTGGGCAATGCACGGCCAGCCGCTGCCGATCACGGGCACGGGGGAGGAGACGCGGGACTTCACGTACGTGGGGGACATCGTGAACGGCCTTGTCGCGGCCGCGGTCTACGACCGGGCCGTCGGCGAGGCCATCAACCTGGCCGCGGGACGGGAGATCAAGATTCTCGACCTCGCGAACCGGGTCAACGCGATCACGGGCAACCACGCCGGCATCGTGTTCAGGGAGCGTCGGAACTGGGACAAGAAGAACCGGTTGCTCGCCTCAATCGACAAGGCGCGCAGAATCCTGCACTACGAGCCCCGGACGGACTTCCAGACCGGTCTGAAGAACGTCCACGGGTGGTTCGAGAAGAACTGGAAGAACATCGTGAAGTCGGCGGAGTTCTGACCTCCGGGCTCCCGTCCCGGGATGGTTGACGACGTCCCCCGAGCCGACGCGGCCGGAAGGGCTTGCCGCGACGAGGGAATGGTCTGTGTGGTCCGCGGCGCGAGCCGACGCCGAAGCGCGAGGAGAAAAGGTTTTCGCGCGAACCCGTCATCCCGACGCGGCGGGCCATTTTGCGCATTCTTGTCGTCCAAGAGTCGAATTGGATCGAACGGGGGCCCCACCAGAGCCACCATCTCTTCGAGCGGCTGAAGCAACGAGGCCACGAAATCCGTGTCATCGACTTCGACATTGGGTGGCGAAGTCGCTCCCCGCGACCCCTAGTCTCACGTCGCAAAAGGCTTCGGGGCCGGGCCAAGGTGATCCCAGGATCCGACATTCTGGTCATCCGGCCCCCCACGCTCAACCTGCCCGTCCTCGACTATGTCTCCCTTGCCCTGACGCATCGCCTTGAGATTCACCGTCAAATCCGGGAGTTCCGGCCGGACGTGCTCGTCGGCCTGGGCATCCTGAACGCTCACGCCGGTATTCGGCTCGCGCGGCGGGCTGGCATCCCCTTCGTGTACTACCTGATCGACGAGCTCCACCAGCTCGTGCCGCAGCCCCTGTTCCGAGGTCTCGCGCGGTCGATTGAGCGAGGCAACATGCGCCGCGCGTCCCTCGTCCTTGCCATCAACCAGGCCCTCCGAGACTATGCCTTGGCCATGGGGGCGACCCCTGAGAGGGCCAAGGTCATCCCTGCAGGCATCGACGTGGAACTGTATCGCTGGTCCGGGGACGGCGTCATCGTCCGCGAGCGCCTCGGTCTCGCGAGCGACGATCTCGTCCTCTTCTTCATGGGCTGGGTCTACGAGTTCTCAGGCATTCGCGAGATCGCCGAACGTCTTGCGATGGGGGAGGGACGGGAGGAACACGTCAAGTTGCTCGTCGTGGGCAAGGGGGATGTCTGGCAGGAGCTAGCGACTATGGCCAAGAAGCGCGCCGCCGAAGACCGCATCAAGATGGTGGGGTTCCGGCCGTACGCCGAGATGCCCGGATTCCTTGCGGCCGCCGATGTCTGCCTCCTCCCGGCGTATGACATCGAGACCATGCGGAACATCGTACCCATCAAGGTGTACGAGTACCTGGCCGCAGGGAAGCCCGTGATCGCGACCGAGTTGCCCGGTCTCGTGAAGGAGTTCGGGGAGGGACACGGGGTCGTGTATGTCCGGGATCCTCGGGATGTGATCCGCATGGCGACCGATTTGGCTCGGGCGGGTGCCCTCCAGGAACTCGGCGCCGCCGGACGGGAGTTCGTCGCTCGGAACGATTGGACGTCCATCACGGACTCGTTCGAGTCCCTTCTGGAAAGCCTGACGAACCGTCCGGGCGCTCGTGCGTCACCGCGCGCTTGACTTCGTCGCCACCGTGACGAGCGCGTTCAGGGTGATTCCGATGAAGATGGACAGGATGCCGACGATGCCGAACAGAAGGACGATGAACAGGGTTCCCGTTGCCAAGGCTCGGCTCGCATAG contains:
- a CDS encoding glycosyltransferase, encoding MRILVVQESNWIERGPHQSHHLFERLKQRGHEIRVIDFDIGWRSRSPRPLVSRRKRLRGRAKVIPGSDILVIRPPTLNLPVLDYVSLALTHRLEIHRQIREFRPDVLVGLGILNAHAGIRLARRAGIPFVYYLIDELHQLVPQPLFRGLARSIERGNMRRASLVLAINQALRDYALAMGATPERAKVIPAGIDVELYRWSGDGVIVRERLGLASDDLVLFFMGWVYEFSGIREIAERLAMGEGREEHVKLLVVGKGDVWQELATMAKKRAAEDRIKMVGFRPYAEMPGFLAAADVCLLPAYDIETMRNIVPIKVYEYLAAGKPVIATELPGLVKEFGEGHGVVYVRDPRDVIRMATDLARAGALQELGAAGREFVARNDWTSITDSFESLLESLTNRPGARASPRA
- a CDS encoding NAD-dependent epimerase/dehydratase family protein; its protein translation is YLWNTVRGPTIQYLRGDVLRNADLSRAFRAKPQVVYHLAAHFANQNSVDHPEHDLRTNGMGILRVLEHARKADVERFIYASSGCGIYGSDTPMPFTEDYVSMDLYTPYQVTKMLGELYTNMYHNLYDLPVVNARFFNSYGPGEVPGKYRNVIPNFFFWAMHGQPLPITGTGEETRDFTYVGDIVNGLVAAAVYDRAVGEAINLAAGREIKILDLANRVNAITGNHAGIVFRERRNWDKKNRLLASIDKARRILHYEPRTDFQTGLKNVHGWFEKNWKNIVKSAEF